A region of the Desulfovibrio desulfuricans genome:
GCCCTTGTATTCGCCCTCCCGGTAGCGTTTTTCAACCAGCACCGAAAAAGAATCGCCTTCCTGCAGATCACGGATAAAGTTGATTTCCGAACCAAAAAGCTCTGCCAGCTTAAGGGCCATTTGCGGGCTTTCCCCGGCATCGGCCACTGCCTGAAAAAGATTGTCGTCAATAGTGGCGCTCATGGTGGTGAGCAGGGTGACATATTCAATGGCCTCCACCCGGGCCACGGGCTGTTCCATGCCCTCCACCACCAAACGGCGGCGGCTGTCTATTTCGTATTCAAAACGCTTTACCTTGCCCGTGGCGGCATCGGTCACAACCACGTAGGGCTGGCCATCGCGAAAAGCCCGCATGGAAAAAACACGGCGCGCGGCGCTTATATAATCCTGCACGGCCTGGCTGTCTGCCCCGGCAAGAATCTTGATGACAGTATCACCTTTCTCAACCGTGCCCTTGACCACTTCTTCGCCAGGGGCGGCAGATTCTTCATCTGGATTTGCAGCGTCCGGCGCAGCGGATTGCGTCAGGTCTGTTCCGCTATTTCCGTCACCTTCAGCAATATTTGCCTGAGAGGCGGCTTCTACCCCCTGGGCTTTGGTAGCATTGGCAGGGTTCTCCCCGCCGTCGGCAGACGCTGCCTGATCAGTAGAAGACTGCACGCCAGAAACGGGGATGTCAGCCTGTAACGGATCGAACGGAAGCCAACCCTTTTCCCAGGCAAACAAACCTGCAAAAAGCAGAAACAGGGCCGCGACCAGTATCCAGCGAATCTTCATGTGCAAAAACATTGCAAACGTATACCTGCCGTGGTGTTCCTTGTCCAGCCGCCTTAACAGGCATTGAGGTTTTTCACAGATTTTAACAGGTAATGCAATATATTATAAAAACTGTATCCATGCCGCTGACCCATATCATCGATCCTCCCTGTTTTTCACCGCCGGACGGGGAGCCTGGAGGCCATTGGATATGGCGGCACTTGTTTCATATTAAGCTTTATGGTATGCATGCTCTTTGTTCCTTCATGGCGAGAACCGCGCCAAATCCGGCATACAAGGCCTGTGGGCCCTGCCTGAAATGCCGACATGTCTTGGCGCAACGCCCCGGAAGGAACAGTTATCCACAGGCCTATGGACAGGCCACATACGCTATGCTGAAAAACGAGTTGCGGGACATACTGGCACAGCAAAAAGCCAACGACAGGGGAGACTGGCTGGAATCCCTTACCCTGTGTCATGAAGGCGATACACTAACCGTCGGCTTTCCCCACTTTTATTTTGCCGCGTGGTTCAACCAGCAAAAGCGCGATCTTTTTGAACAGGCGCTTTCCTGCCGCTTTGCCGACAAAAAGCTTCCGCAAATAGTATACGAGCAGCCCGCCCTGGGGCACGCGCAAACATGGTCGCTCCCGCATGTGGAGCAAAAAACTGCCGATCAGAACAAGCAAAATTTTATGGTGCGCACGGATACCCCCGCAGCGCCCAGAATTGAAAACGATGCCTTCACAGCATTTATTGCCAATGCAAAAAATGCCTTTCCCCTGGCTGCCGCCAAGGAGATTGCAGAAAGACGCGCCGATGTGGCCTACAATCCCTTTCTGCTCTGTGGGCACAGCGGCACAGGCAAAAGCCATATTTTGCGATCCATGGCAGCCACCCTGGCAGAAGGGCATACAGGTAGCCGCGTAATTATTGCTGCGGCTGCGCGCTTTTGCGCAGACAATCCGGCATGGGTGCGCAGGCCGGAAATTTTCTGGCAACAGTGTGATGTTCTGCTGCTGGATGATATTCAGGATCTTGCCGGGCAGCCGGCATGGCAACGTAAACTGGTATCCTGCATGGATGCCTGCCCACGCAGCATCGGGCAGGACGGCAAGCCCGGGCAGATGGTCTTTGCCTGCACGGGTCAGCCGCAGGCTCTCAAGGCTCTGGACGAACGTTTGCGTTCGCGCCTTGAAAGCGGGCTTGTGGTAGAACTCATGGAGCCTGATCTTGATGTGCGAATGCGCTATCTCCAGGCCATGAGCAAAGAACGGCACATGAATCTCACGCGGGAACAGCTGCTGTTCATTGCGCAGCGCTGTTCGCAGTTTCGTCTGTTGCAGGGGCTGTTGCTCAAGGTGGCGGCCTTTTGTTCCGTTACAGGGTGCGAATTGTCGCAGGCAGACCTTGAAAACATTGTGCGCACGGGCGTGGCCGACAAAACACCAGGTTGTCTGGAAATTCTTGGCGTAGTGGCCCGGGCCATGAATCTGCGGCCCGAAGACGTGCTTGGCGGCAAACGCCGGCCAGACCTCGTGCTGGCGCGGCAGGTTTCCATGTATATATGCAGGCGCAAGCTGGGTCTTTCCTACCCGGAACTCGGCCGGGCCTTTGGCGGAAAAGACCATAGTACTGTCATATATGCTATTAAAAAAATTAAGAAAATTCTAGTTAGTGACAAAGCGCTCCAACAACTAGTGACAGAACTGGAGCTCAAGGCACAATAGCAGCCCGCCAACCGGGCGAAAATACGGGAAAATGTTCCCGGTGTTTCCTTGGACGGTGTTGGGATGTTCACTTGATTTTTCAATGATAAAAGCAAGTTATCTGTCTTAAGAACATAGACACAGACGACTATAATAGTAAGGAAAAAACATATGAAACTTACTGTAAACAAAGAGCAGATCATCGAAGGCCTCTTGAAGGCAGCTGCCATCATTCCTGCCAAGGCAGGGGCGCAGTATCTGCGCTCCATCTGGCTTAAGGCTGAAGAAGGCAGCCTTTCAGTCATGTCCACTGACGCCAACATTGAATTTACCGGGCGTTATCCTGCCGAAGTGGCCGCGCCTGGCCTTATAGGCGTTCAGGGCAGAGCCTTTGTGGATCTTGTGCGTCAGTTGCCCACGGGTGTTCTGCACCTCACCCTTGATGAAACTTCTGGCAATCTGCTTTTGGAACAGGGACGTCGCACCTACAAGCTGCCTGTGAGCGGAGCGGAGTGGTTTCAGAATTTTTCTGCCTTTCCTGCTGAAAACGCCGTCACCTGGTCTGGCGACTTTTTGCAGGACATTCTGGACAAGGTGGGCTTTTGCATCAGCGACGACGACGCCATGGACGCCATTGCCTGCCTGTGCATGAAGCCGCGCGGCAACGGACGCATCGACGTGTGCGGTCTCAATGGCCACCAGTTTGCCCTTGTTTCCTTTACCCATGACGAGCTGGCCGAGCGTCTGCCCGAAGGGGGCATGCTGATCCAGAAGAAATACCTGGCAGACATTAAAAAATGGCTTGGCGTGGATGAAATTGAACTGAACATCACCGACAAGCGCCTGTATCTGCGCAGCCTGGATGGCGCTGAAACGCTCAGCCTGCCCCGCGCCGCCCACGAATACCCTGATTACAACATCTTCATGAGCAAGCTTGCCAGCGAAGACATGCACCCCATGACTCTTGCCCGCAAGGAAGCCATCGAAGCGCTTGGTCGTATCCTCATTTTTAATACCGAGAGCGACCGCTGCACCTACATGGATCTTTCTGCCGGGGAAGCCCTGCTTTCCGCCCAGGGGCAGGATGTGGGCTCGGCCAATGAAAGCCTTGAAGTTGCTTATAATGGCGATATAAAACGCATTGCCTTCCCCACGCGCAACCTGCTTGACGTGCTGGGACACTTTGTTTCTGCAAAGATCGACATGATGCTTACCGGCTCTGAAGGCCCCTGCGGTATCCGCGGCGCCGATGATGCCGATTATACGGTTATCATCATGCCCATGAAGGTTTCTGAAACGACCTACTATAGCGAGGAAGACGTTTAATGGCTCCTGAAACCGGCAACGGCGGGTACAACGCCTCTTCCATTACCATTCTGGAAGGCCTTTCGGCTGTGCGCAAGCGCCCGGCCATGTACATAGGCTCTACAGACGCGCGCGGCCTGCACCATCTGGTGTACGAGGTAGTGGACAACTCCATTGACGAAGCCATGGCCGGCTTCTGTTCGCGGGTCACTGTTATTCTGCATGCTGACAACAGCGTGACTGTTCGCGATGACGGGCGCGGTATTCCTGTGGATATTCATCCCAAGGAAGGCGTGCCCGCCGTGCAGGTGGTCATGACCAAGCTGCATGCTGGCGGCAAGTTTGACAACTCGAGCTACAAGGTTTCGGGCGGTCTGCACGGCGTGGGTGTTTCCTGCGTCAACGCCCTTTCTGAAGAGCTTACAGTCACTGTGCGCCGCAATGGCAAACGCTATCGCCAGCACTACGCCCGTGGCGTACCGCAGGACGAACTGGCGGTTATCAGCGAGGGCTTCGTTGAAGGGCACGGCACCACCGTTCGCTTCAAACCTGACGAAGAGATTTTTGAAGTTCTCGAGTTTTCATATGAAACATTGAAGAAGCGCTTTGAAGAGCTGGCCTATCTTAACAAGGGCCTGACAATCGAATGCATCGACGAGCGCATCGGCGAAACCCATGTGTTCCATGCTGAGGGCGGCATCCGCCAGTTTGTGGGCGACCTCAACTCCGGCGAGCAGGGCATTCACCCCATTATCTTTGGTGAAGGCATTGTTGATAATGTTACCGTGGATTTTGCCTTGCAGTACAATGCTGGCTACAAGGAAAACATTTTCACCTTTGCCAACAACATTCGCACCAAGGAAGGCGGCACCCACCTTGTGGGTTTCCGTACTGCGCTCACGCGCGCCATCAACGGCTACATCAAGGGCCAGGCCGACCTGGTCAAAAAGATGAAGAACACCTCGCTGTCTGGTGATGACGTGCGCGAGGGCCTTACCGCCGTTATCAGCGTCAAGCTGCCCCAGCCCCAGTTTGAAGGGCAGACCAAGACCAAGCTTGGCAACAGTGAGATTGCCGGTCTGGTTGCCGGTGTGGTGTATGACCGCCTGAATGTGTATTTTGAGGAAAATCCCAAGGATATCCGCCTCATTATCGACAAGGCCGTGGACGCCTCGCGGGCGCGGGACGCAGCCCGCCGCGCCAAGGAGCTTGTCCGCCGCAAGGGCGCGCTTTCCGACAACTCGCTGCCCGGCAAACTTGCCGACTGCCAGAGCAAGGATCCCATTGAATCCGAACTGTTCATCGTGGAAGGTGATTCGGCAGGCGGCTCTGCAAAGCAGGGGCGTAATCCCAAAAACCAGGCTATTTTGCCCTTGCGCGGCAAAATCCTGAATACGGAACGCACCCGCTTTGACAAGATGCTTGCCAACAAGGAAGTTAAGGCGCTCATCACCGCCATGGGCGCAGGCATCGGCGAGGAAGACACCGACCTCGACAAGCTGCGCTACCATAAAATCATCATCATGACAGACGCCGACGTGGACGGAGCGCATATCCGCACCCTGCTGCTGACCTTTTTCTTCAGGCAGTATCAGGAAATGGTGGAGCGCGGCTTTGTCTACATCGCCCAGCCGCCTTTGTACCGTGTGCACAATTCGCGCATGGAAAAGTTCATCAAGGACGACCCCGCGCTCAACGAATTTCTGCTCACCCGCGTGAGCGAAGACGTGACCGTGGTGGCCTCCAACGGCAAGGAATTCCGAGGCAAGGAGCTCATCAGCCTCATGGAACACATTGAAAAGGCCGAAGGCCGCGTGAACGATGCCGAAATGTCCGGCACCCCGCGTGACCTCTTCATGGCCCTTGTGACCCATGAAAAGCAGATTGACGCTCATAACCTTGAAAATCAGGACAGCGAGCTCACCGAATGGCTCAACAGTCACGGTTACATGCTCACCCTTGAGCGGGAAAAGAGCGAAGACGAGGAAGAGCGCCTGTTTGCCGTGTTTGAAAATACCGGCGGGCACCACACCCGCAGGGGCATGGAGTTTTTCTCCTCCCGTCTTTACAAACAGGGTTGGCAGCTCTTTGACGAACTGCGCCAGCAGTGCGGCTCTTTTGCCTTTACCCTGCGCAAGAAGGATGGCGAAGTTGCCGCAGAGGATCTGTTTACGCTCATGCGCATGGTGCTTGATGAAGCCCGCAAGGGCATCAATATCCAGCGCTACAAGGGTCTTGGTGAAATGAACCCCGACCAGCTCTGGGTGACCACCATGAACCCGGAAAATCGCGTGCTTCTGCAAGTTTCGGTGGAAGATGCCAACGAAGCTTCTGACGCCTTTGTGGAACTTATGGGCGACCGGGTGGAACCGCGCCGCGATTTTATCGAGCGCAACGCCCTGGCCGTACAGGATCTGGATATTTAAAAGGAGAATCTGTGTGGGCTGTCCGTGCCGGACAGTTCCACACGCTTTCCTGTGAATATATCAATAGCGTGAAGCGAACAGCCTGATTTTTAACAAGGTTTTTCGCCGCATGACACGTAAAATGGGGATGCAGCAGGGCTCAGGCCCTTTGTATTCAGGAAGGCTTGCCCTTCCAGCCCCAAATAACAGCAGCGAGGCCCGCAGTGGCAGATATGCAGCAGCCGCAGATCAGCATTGAAACAGAACTCCGCAAATCGTATCTGGAGTATTCCCTTTCGGTCATTATCGGGCGCGCCATCCCGGATGCGCGTGATGGCCTTAAGCCGGTTCACAGGCGTATTCTTTTTGCGCAGTACGAACTTGCCAACAACTACAACCGTCCGCACAAAAAATCCGCGCGTATCGTCGGTGACGTTATCGGTAAATATCACCCGCATGGCGACTCTGCCGTGTACGACGCACTGGTACGTATGGCGCAGGAATTTTCCATGCGCGATCCCCTGGTGGACGGGCAGGGCAACTTCGGCTCCATTGATGGTGATGCCGCTGCTGCCATGCGTTATACCGAAGTGCGTATGTCCAAGCTTGCCCAGGAGTTTTTGAACGACCTGGACAAGAACACCGTGGATTTTCGCCCCAACTACGACAACACCCTTCAGGAACCGACGGTCATGCCGAGCAAGGTTCCCAACCTGCTGCTCAACGGCAGCTCGGGTATTGCCGTGGGTATGGCCACCAATATTCCGCCCCACAACCTGGGTGAACTGTGCGATGCCCTGCAACTGCTGCTGGATAACCCGCAGTGCAGCATCGATGAGCTCATGGATTATGTGAAAGGGCCGGACTTCCCCACCAGGGGTTTTGTCTACGCGGGCAAAGGCCTGTACGATGCCTACCACACCGGGCGCGGCACGGTTAAGGTGCGTGGGCGCATTGAAATTGAAGACCGCAAAAAGGGCGCGCAGAGCATAGTTATCCGCGAGATTCCCTTTGGGCTCAACAAAAGCTCTCTGGTGGAAAAAATCGCGGCTCTGGTCAATGACCGCAAGATTGACGGCATCACCGACCTGCGCGATGAATCCGACCGCAAGGGCATACGCATTGTTATTGACCTCAAGCGCGGCACCATCCCCGACATTGTGGTCAACGCCCTGTACAAGTTCACGCCGCTGGAAACGAGCTTCGGCATCAACATGCTGGCCGTGGTGGACAACCGCCCGCAACTGCTGAACCTTAAGACGGCGCTTTCCTGCTTTGTGGATCACAGGCGTGAGGTGGTCATCCGCCGCACGCGTTACGATCTGGAAAAAGCCGAAGCCCGCGCGCATATTCTGGAAGGCTTGCGCATCGCCATCGACAATATCGATGAAGTGGTGGCCCTTATCCGCGCTTCCGCCAATCCGGAAGAAGCCCGTAATGCCCTGATGGAGCGTTTTGCGCTTTCTGAAGTGCAGGCCAAGGCAATTCTTGAAATGCGGTTGCAGCGCCTGACGGGTCTCCAGCGCGAAGAGCTGATGAACGAATACAAGGATCTGCTGCAGAAGATCGAATTCTACCGTTCCATTCTGGAAAATGCCGAAGTGCTGCGCAGCGAACTCAAGCGCGAGATTGCCGAAATCCGCGATAATTTCGCCACGCCCCGCCGTACGGAAGTGCTGCGCGAAGCCCTGACCGACATTGATATTGAAGATCTCATCCCTGACGAAGAAGTGGTCATCACGCTGTCGCGCCGTGGCTACATGAAGCGTACCGGGCTTGAGAATTATCAGCAGCAGAAACGCGGCGGCAAGGGCATTGCGGCTCTGCACACCTCGGATGACGACTACGTGCAGGAATTTTTGTCCACTACCAATCACCAGTATCTGTGCCTCTTCACCAACAAGGGGCGCATGCACCAGCTCAAGGTCCATCAGGTGCCGGAGGGCAGCCGCACGGCCAAGGGCGTGCATATCAACAACCTGTTGCCGCTTGAAGAAAACGAGTGGGTTACGACAGTTCTCGCCCTGCGCGAATTTGCCGAAGACAAATTCTTCCTGTTCATTACCAAGAGGGGCATGATCAAGCGTTCTTCCGCCTCGTTGTACGCCAAGTGCCGCAAAACAGGCCTCATGGCCGTGGGCCTGCGTGAGGATGATGAACTTGTGGTGGTACGCCCCATCCGCGACAACAACCACATTGTTCTGGCTACGGCGGACGGTTTCTCCATCCGCTTTGCCTGCAACGATGTGCGTCCCATGGGCCGCGTGGCCACGGGCGTCAAGGGCATTGCCCTGCGCAGGCAGGATTTTGTGGTGGCGGCGGTTATCGTCAAGGATATCGACCAGACCACCGAAATCATGTCCATTTCCGCCAATGGGTATGGCAAGCGCACCAGCGTTGATCTCTACCGCCTGCAATCGCGCGGCGGCAAGGGCATCATCAACTTCAAGGTGACGGCCAAGACCGGGCCTGTGATTGGTGCAATGCCTGTGCGCGACAACGATGGTCTTATCCTGCTGACCTCTTCCAACAAGATTGTGCGCATCGGCGTTGACGATGTGCGCAGCAAGGGCCGCGCCACCATGGGCGTTATGCTCGTGCGCCTTGATGAAGGCGGTCATGTGGTGGGCTTTGACCGTGTGGACGAAGGCGGGCAGACCGGCAGGGACGCCAGCGCCGAAATGGACGATGACGATTTGACCGATGTCGCTTCTGCGACTGTTGTTGCCGAGTCCGAAGGGCTTGCTGACGACAGTGCGGACGATGACGGTGAAGAATAACCATAGCTGATGAAAATATTGCGGCGGGTTTGCGGCAAGGGTTTGACCCTGTGTCTGTGCCTGGTTTTTGCTGGCTTTTTGTGCGCTTGCAAAGACCAGAGCATGGTGGGCGATGACCTTTCCGCAGCCCGCACCGCAGTTTCTTTGCGCGACTGGTCCCTTGCCGAAAGGCTGCTTGAGCGTTATCTGCGTGAGGCACGGGATGCTGACCTGCGTTGGGAAGCGTGGCAGCAGTTGCTGGTGGTGCTCAATGCCGCCGGGCAGGAACCTCGCGCCACCCTTGAATGCCTTGAAACCATGCTGGCGGAATTTGCAGACAATGACGCCAGAAGCGCTGTTATTTTGCGGCGTATGGGCGAGGTAAACGAAGGTTTGCGGCGTTATGGCCGTGCCGCGGACGCCTGGAATGCTTATATAGGTCTTGCAGGCCTGTCGGCGGAGCAAACTGTGGATGGTTACCGCAGGCTGGCGGCCATGCAGTTTAACCTGCGCAGGTTTGACGCAGGCGAAGATACCTTGCAGCAGTGTCTTGCTCTGCCCATGGCGGATCATGACAAAATAATGTGCATGTACGACCTTGCTGACCAGAACATGGCAAGGGAACGCTGGCAGGATGTGGCTGACCTTTGTCAACAGATACTGGACAGCGATCCGGACAAGATTCTGCGTGGTCTGGCGGGCTATTTGCTGGCTGATGCCCTTGAACAGCTCGGCAAGGGAAAAGAAGCCCTGAAAAACTTTGAACTGGCCCGCGACGATTATCCCAATCCGTCGGTCATTGATAATCGCATTGCGCATCTGCGCAAAAAACTGAAGAAGTAAGGCCTATGATCAAGCACGAATGCGGCGTATTCGGCATTTATGACCACGAGGAAGCGGCTCGTCTGGCTTATTTCGGTTTGTATGCACAGCAGCATCGCGGCCAGGAAAGCGCGGGCATAGTTACCTTTGACACCGACGGCGTACACGAACACAAGGGCATGGGCCTTGTGCCCGATGTTTTTTCAGAGGGGCACCTCAAGGCTCTGACAGGCAGAACGGCCATAGGCCATGTGCGCTATTCCACCACCGGGCGTTCCTCCAGCAGCAATGCCCAGCCATTTCTTGCCCATTTCAAGGGGCGGGATGTGGTGCTTGCGCACAACGGCAATCTGGTCAATGCCGCGCAGCTGCGCGAAGACCTCGAGAACGAGGGCGCCATATTTTCTACCAGCAATGACACGGAAGTGTTCATGCATCTGCTGGTGCGCGCGCTCAGGCACAACGATCTGCCCGGCGCAGTCAAGGAAACCTGCGCCCGGGTTCGCGGCGCGTACTGTCTGCTGGTTATGGTAGACGGCGTTATGGTGGCGGTGCGCGACCCCCACGGCTTCCATCCTCTGGCTTTTGGCCGTATGAACGGCAGCCCCGTGTTCGCCTCCGAAACATGCGCCTTTGATCTGCTTGAGGCCGATTTTGAACGTTCTGTGAAACCGGGCGAGATGATTATTGTAGACGGCAACAGCGTGCGCAGCGATCACCTTATGGGGCCGCTGCCCGAGAAGCCCCGCCAGTGTATTTTTGAGCTGGTCTATTTTGCCCGGCCTGACTCATATATTTTTGACGAGCAGGTTTATCTGTGCCGCAAAAAAATGGGCTGGAATCTGGCTGATGAATCTGCGCCGGAAGTGGACTACGTGATGCCCTTTCCGGATTCGGGCATTTATCCCGCACTTGGCTTTGCCCAACGCTCCGGCCTGCCCTATGAGCATGCCATGATCCGCAACCATTATGTGGGGCGTACCTTTATCCAGCCTTCGCAGAGCATGCGCAGCTTTGGGGTGAGGGTTAAGATCAACCCTGTGCGCGAAATGATTGACGGCAAGCGCATCTGCATCATTGACGACAGCATTGTGCGCGGCACCACCATGATGACGCGCGTCAAAAAGCTGAGGGAGCTGGGCGCAAAAGAGGTGCACATCCGCATTTCCAGCCCGCCGGTCAAGTTTCCCTGCTTTTATGGCATAGACTTTTCTTCACGCGGGGAGCTTATTGCAGCTCAGCACAATCTGGCGGAAATTACCCGCAAGCTGGATGTGGATTCTTTGCATTATCTCAGCATCGCAGGCTTGCTGGGTTCTGTGAGCAAGCCGCAGCATTATTGCATGGCCTGCTTCACTGGCGAATATCCCGTGCCCTGTGACGACTGCGCCGGAAAATTCAGCCTTGAATCCCCTTGCGCCAGCAGGTAGACCATTTCTTTCGCGCCGTCTTGCACGTCAGGGCAGCCAGTTTTTTATGAGGAAGCCATGAGTATTGCACGTATCAAGGGTTTTGCGGATATGTTTCCGCCGGACAGCGACCAGTTCACGCGTATTGAAAATACCGCGCGCCAGGTTTTTGGACGCTACGGTTTTGTGGAACTGCGTACGCCGCTGCTGGAATTTACGGAGCTTTTTTGCCGTTCCATCGGTGAGGAAACCGATGTGGTGCAAAAGGAAATGTATACTTTTCCTGACCGCAAAGGCCGTTCGCTTACCTTGCGGCCTGAAGCCACGGCTGGTGTTATGCGCGCCTATATCGAGAGCGGGCTGACCAACCGCGAACCTGTGAGCCGGCTGTTCACCACTGGCCCCATGTTCCGTTATGAACGCCCGCAGAAGGGCCGCATGCGCCAGTTCCACCAGATCAACTGCGAGTGCCTTGGCAGCCACAGCCCCATGGCTGATGCAGAACTGGTCAGCATGCTGCTGCGCTTTTTGTCAGACCTAGGCCTTACGGATTTGACGCTCAAGATCAATTCCCTTGGCTGTTCGGAATGCCGCCCCAAGTTCAAGGCGGCCTTGCTCGAATACCTTGCCGGAGTTGACAAGGACGCCCTTTGCCCGGACTGCACCCGCAGGGTGGAAACAAACCCCTTGCGCGTGCTTGACTGCAAGCAGCCCGGCTGCCGCGCCATTACGGACAATGCCCCCAAGCTTATTGATTACAATTGCCCCGAATGCCGCGCCCACTTTGATACGGTGCTGGAGCTGCTGCAAGGGCAGGGGCTTGCCTTTGAGCTTGATCATAGGCTTGTGCGCGGTCTTGACTACTATTGCCGCACTACTTTTGAGGTGGTAAGCGGCAGCATTGGCGCTCAGGCGGCTGTGGCCGGCGGCGGCAGATATGACGGCCTTGTGAAGAGCCTTGGCGGGCCTGATGTTCCGGGCGTTGGCTTTGCCTGCGGCATGGAACGCCTTGCCCTCATGATGGGCGAGGGCAGTGGCCAGGCAGCCGATTTTTATCTGGTTGCCATGGACGCCCAGAGCCGCGCTCAGGGCTGGCAGCTTGCCCAGAAGCTGCGTGACGCCGGGCTGACTGGCGAGATGAATTTCAGTGAAGGCGGCTTTAAAAGCCTTATGCGTCAGGCTGGAAAGTCCGGCGCTGGGCATTGTCTGATTATTGGCCCTGATGAAGCCGCTCAGGGCACAGTGGTCGTTAAGAACCTTGAAAGCGGCGAGCAGTGCTCTGTGCCGCAGTCAGGCGTACTCCAATTC
Encoded here:
- the purF gene encoding amidophosphoribosyltransferase, encoding MIKHECGVFGIYDHEEAARLAYFGLYAQQHRGQESAGIVTFDTDGVHEHKGMGLVPDVFSEGHLKALTGRTAIGHVRYSTTGRSSSSNAQPFLAHFKGRDVVLAHNGNLVNAAQLREDLENEGAIFSTSNDTEVFMHLLVRALRHNDLPGAVKETCARVRGAYCLLVMVDGVMVAVRDPHGFHPLAFGRMNGSPVFASETCAFDLLEADFERSVKPGEMIIVDGNSVRSDHLMGPLPEKPRQCIFELVYFARPDSYIFDEQVYLCRKKMGWNLADESAPEVDYVMPFPDSGIYPALGFAQRSGLPYEHAMIRNHYVGRTFIQPSQSMRSFGVRVKINPVREMIDGKRICIIDDSIVRGTTMMTRVKKLRELGAKEVHIRISSPPVKFPCFYGIDFSSRGELIAAQHNLAEITRKLDVDSLHYLSIAGLLGSVSKPQHYCMACFTGEYPVPCDDCAGKFSLESPCASR
- the hisS gene encoding histidine--tRNA ligase — its product is MSIARIKGFADMFPPDSDQFTRIENTARQVFGRYGFVELRTPLLEFTELFCRSIGEETDVVQKEMYTFPDRKGRSLTLRPEATAGVMRAYIESGLTNREPVSRLFTTGPMFRYERPQKGRMRQFHQINCECLGSHSPMADAELVSMLLRFLSDLGLTDLTLKINSLGCSECRPKFKAALLEYLAGVDKDALCPDCTRRVETNPLRVLDCKQPGCRAITDNAPKLIDYNCPECRAHFDTVLELLQGQGLAFELDHRLVRGLDYYCRTTFEVVSGSIGAQAAVAGGGRYDGLVKSLGGPDVPGVGFACGMERLALMMGEGSGQAADFYLVAMDAQSRAQGWQLAQKLRDAGLTGEMNFSEGGFKSLMRQAGKSGAGHCLIIGPDEAAQGTVVVKNLESGEQCSVPQSGVLQFLQTGTNND